A region of Ferruginibacter albus DNA encodes the following proteins:
- the rnr gene encoding ribonuclease R, with the protein MSKKTKKKDKKSSSQVLIVKGVLDISRSGMGFVVVEGMEKDILVRPHDFNRAFDGDTVRVQIATGGKIGKRVEGKITEVVERRKSEFVGNIQGSKNFAFFIPDATKPVPDFYISADHLNGAVDKDRVVVRLLKWDKDNKKPEGVVMSVIKAEDRSDLAMKEILIEAGFPLAFNDEVLNEANKLSETITPEELKRRKDFREVLTFTIDPFDAKDFDDAISVRKTNDEVYEIGVHIADVSHFVTPGSILDETAYERATSVYLPDRVNPMLPEKISNELCSLRPNEDKYTFSAVFQINQKAEIKHTWIGRTVIHSDRRFTYEEVQDIIEKREGDHSKIILMMNQLAQKFRKDRFANGAINFSSQEVKFKLDEKGKPIGIVIKESKEAHQLIEEFMLLANRAVAEYVSKIKVNKKEIPFPYRIHDTPDQEKLLPFVAFAKKFGYKFDMNDEEAVARSFNNMLKEVNGKPEQHVLEQLGIRTMAKAIYTSENIGHYGLGFEHYCHFTSPIRRYPDVMVHRILQECLDKQVKIDKKMEEKCKHCSDMERKAMECERAGNKYKQVEFMQNFVGDEFDGIISGVAAFGFWVETIEHKCEGLVSTRDLMDYDDFRHDTADYSLVGMRTRQKFRMGDKIKIKVVAANLEKRQLDYHWVPPNEEKAKGKKAKTNK; encoded by the coding sequence GTGAGTAAAAAGACCAAAAAGAAAGATAAGAAATCATCATCGCAGGTGCTGATAGTAAAAGGTGTGTTGGATATTTCACGCAGCGGAATGGGTTTTGTAGTGGTGGAAGGAATGGAAAAAGATATTTTAGTTCGTCCGCATGACTTTAACAGGGCGTTTGACGGAGATACCGTTAGGGTGCAGATAGCAACCGGCGGTAAGATCGGCAAGAGGGTGGAAGGTAAGATAACAGAAGTGGTAGAAAGAAGAAAGTCTGAATTTGTCGGCAATATACAGGGAAGTAAAAATTTTGCATTTTTTATTCCAGATGCTACTAAGCCGGTTCCTGATTTTTATATAAGTGCAGACCATCTGAATGGTGCTGTTGATAAAGACAGGGTGGTAGTGCGTTTATTAAAATGGGATAAAGACAATAAAAAACCGGAAGGCGTAGTAATGTCGGTGATCAAGGCGGAAGACAGGTCTGACCTGGCGATGAAAGAAATATTAATTGAAGCGGGATTTCCTTTAGCATTTAATGATGAGGTGTTGAATGAAGCCAATAAATTATCAGAAACGATCACCCCGGAAGAGCTTAAGCGTCGTAAAGATTTTAGAGAAGTGTTGACATTTACGATCGATCCGTTTGATGCAAAAGATTTTGATGATGCTATTTCTGTACGTAAAACAAATGATGAAGTATATGAAATAGGAGTGCACATTGCAGACGTTAGTCATTTTGTAACACCGGGAAGCATTTTAGATGAAACCGCTTATGAACGGGCTACGAGCGTGTATTTACCGGATAGAGTAAATCCCATGCTGCCGGAAAAGATTTCTAATGAGTTATGTTCCTTACGGCCTAACGAAGATAAATATACTTTCTCTGCAGTGTTCCAGATCAATCAAAAAGCAGAAATAAAGCATACATGGATCGGGAGAACCGTGATTCATAGCGATCGTCGGTTTACTTATGAAGAAGTACAGGATATCATTGAAAAGCGGGAAGGTGATCATAGTAAGATCATTTTAATGATGAACCAGTTGGCACAGAAATTCAGAAAAGATCGTTTTGCCAATGGCGCTATTAATTTTTCTTCGCAGGAAGTAAAATTTAAGCTGGATGAAAAAGGCAAACCAATTGGTATTGTTATTAAAGAAAGTAAAGAAGCTCATCAACTGATAGAAGAGTTCATGTTGTTAGCGAATCGTGCTGTCGCAGAATATGTTTCAAAAATTAAAGTGAACAAAAAAGAAATTCCTTTTCCATATCGAATTCACGATACACCTGATCAAGAAAAACTACTGCCTTTTGTTGCGTTTGCAAAAAAGTTCGGGTATAAGTTTGATATGAATGATGAAGAAGCAGTAGCTCGTTCTTTTAATAACATGTTGAAGGAAGTTAACGGAAAACCAGAACAGCATGTATTGGAGCAATTAGGTATTCGTACAATGGCTAAAGCAATTTATACATCGGAAAATATCGGTCACTATGGTTTAGGATTTGAACATTATTGTCATTTTACATCACCTATCCGTCGCTATCCCGATGTAATGGTACATCGCATTCTACAGGAATGTTTGGATAAGCAGGTGAAGATCGATAAAAAGATGGAAGAAAAATGTAAGCATTGCAGCGATATGGAGCGCAAGGCAATGGAGTGCGAACGTGCCGGTAATAAATACAAGCAGGTAGAGTTTATGCAGAATTTTGTAGGAGATGAATTTGACGGGATCATCAGTGGTGTAGCGGCTTTTGGTTTTTGGGTTGAAACTATCGAGCATAAATGTGAAGGTTTGGTGAGTACGAGAGACCTGATGGATTATGATGACTTCAGGCACGATACGGCAGATTATTCATTGGTAGGAATGCGCACCCGTCAAAAATTCAGGATGGGAGATAAGATAAAAATAAAAGTAGTAGCAGCCAACCTTGAAAAGCGACAACTCGATTATCATTGGGTACCACCAAATGAAGAAAAAGCAAAAGGCAAAAAAGCAAAGACTAATAAATAG
- a CDS encoding polyprenyl synthetase family protein gives MHSFVQLSRLFEEKFNKRHFPEHTPTLYDPTQYILGIGGKRVRPVCVLMGNELFADIVPDAYYVATSVELFHNFSLIHDDIMDKAPLRRGFETVHTKYGESTALLAGDVMLVQAYDSLIRMKGDYLARILNVFNRTAREVCEGQQLDMDFEKKETVSFEEYLNMITLKTSVLLAASMQLGTILGGAREGNQKLVYEFGKNLGIAFQIQDDYLDAFGDPALVGKQPGGDIIANKKTFLVIRALETAADVQKKELQRLMNENPTDKVEKVLQIFRDCKADIWANELKETYLQKALTHLDEVAVLGIRKQPLIELAEFLIKRDK, from the coding sequence ATGCATTCTTTCGTCCAACTGTCACGCCTATTCGAAGAAAAATTTAATAAGCGGCATTTCCCTGAACATACGCCAACTCTATACGATCCTACACAATATATTTTAGGTATTGGCGGTAAGCGGGTACGTCCGGTTTGTGTGCTGATGGGTAATGAATTGTTTGCAGATATTGTTCCCGATGCATATTATGTAGCTACTTCGGTAGAGCTGTTTCATAATTTCAGTTTGATACATGATGATATTATGGATAAAGCACCGCTTCGTCGTGGCTTTGAAACAGTGCATACCAAATATGGCGAATCTACTGCATTACTCGCAGGAGACGTGATGCTGGTACAGGCTTATGATAGTTTGATAAGAATGAAAGGTGATTATCTTGCCAGGATATTAAATGTATTTAATAGAACAGCCCGTGAAGTTTGTGAAGGGCAGCAATTGGATATGGATTTTGAAAAAAAAGAAACAGTAAGTTTTGAGGAATACTTAAACATGATCACCTTAAAAACATCTGTTCTATTAGCAGCCAGCATGCAACTGGGAACTATATTAGGTGGTGCAAGAGAAGGTAATCAAAAGCTGGTATATGAGTTTGGTAAGAATCTCGGCATTGCGTTTCAAATACAGGATGATTATTTAGACGCGTTCGGTGATCCTGCATTGGTGGGTAAACAGCCGGGAGGTGACATCATCGCTAATAAAAAAACATTTTTGGTCATTCGTGCTTTGGAAACAGCTGCAGATGTTCAAAAGAAAGAATTGCAGCGATTAATGAATGAAAATCCTACTGATAAAGTTGAAAAAGTATTACAAATATTCCGCGATTGTAAAGCCGATATATGGGCAAACGAATTAAAAGAAACTTATCTTCAAAAAGCACTTACACATTTAGATGAGGTAGCAGTGCTTGGAATACGCAAACAACCTTTAATTGAACTGGCTGAGTTTTTGATCAAGAGAGATAAGTAA
- a CDS encoding amino acid permease: MAGSLFRKKSIAVILKDAEEGAGDGHGGNSSLRKVLGVKDLTFLGIAAVIGTGVFTAIGTASYHGGPAVILLFLFTAVACGFAAYCYAEFASTVPVSGSAYTYSYVAFGEIFAWIIGWDLLMEYAIGNIAVAISWSQYFVQVLKGFGVYLPQWITMDYVTAHNGYKDAISSLAQHQSIGSLSDSVQNAYYAWMNAPTLGGLRLIMNIPALLIVVIITYVVYVGIKESRTANNIMVYTKLVIILLVIVGGAFYVHPVNWHPFMPNGFKGVMSGVSAVFFAYIGFDAISTTAEECKNAQNDLPKAMFNTLLICTGLYVVLVLVLTGMTNFSKLNVADPLAFVFKDQNSAISNIIAGVISVSAIIVIASVLLVYQLGQPRIWMSMSRDGLLPKVFSRIHPKYKTPSFSTIVTGFVVAVPALFLNLDVVIALTSIGTLFAFVLVCGGVLVLQNQKDKPESKFKVPYINGKYIVPIFLFAIFAWVYIKVPGYYSSLLTKEGVPMIIFFIVAIIVSIYTFIKNFSLIPVLGLLSCFYLMSQESHTNWWRFVIWLAIGLIIYFSYGIRKSKLAAK, encoded by the coding sequence ATGGCAGGTTCTTTATTCCGTAAAAAATCTATTGCAGTTATTTTAAAAGATGCAGAGGAAGGAGCAGGAGATGGTCATGGTGGTAATAGCAGCTTACGAAAAGTATTGGGAGTAAAAGATCTTACCTTTTTAGGTATTGCTGCAGTAATTGGTACGGGTGTATTTACTGCAATTGGTACTGCAAGCTATCATGGCGGGCCTGCAGTTATCCTGCTATTTCTCTTTACAGCTGTTGCCTGTGGCTTTGCAGCTTATTGTTATGCCGAGTTTGCAAGCACAGTTCCCGTTTCGGGCAGCGCTTATACTTATTCTTATGTCGCCTTTGGTGAAATATTTGCCTGGATAATCGGTTGGGACCTGTTAATGGAATATGCTATCGGTAATATTGCAGTAGCCATTTCATGGAGTCAATATTTTGTACAGGTGTTAAAAGGGTTTGGCGTTTATCTGCCACAATGGATAACGATGGATTATGTAACGGCACACAATGGTTACAAGGATGCAATAAGTTCTTTGGCGCAACATCAATCTATTGGATCTTTAAGCGACAGCGTTCAAAATGCATATTATGCCTGGATGAATGCGCCTACGCTTGGCGGATTAAGATTAATAATGAATATTCCTGCGTTGTTGATCGTTGTTATTATTACGTATGTAGTGTATGTGGGAATCAAGGAATCCAGAACAGCGAACAATATAATGGTATATACAAAGCTGGTGATCATCTTATTGGTGATTGTTGGCGGCGCATTTTATGTACACCCGGTAAATTGGCATCCGTTCATGCCAAATGGTTTTAAAGGAGTGATGAGTGGGGTGTCGGCAGTGTTCTTTGCCTATATCGGTTTTGATGCTATTTCTACTACTGCAGAAGAATGTAAGAATGCGCAAAATGATCTGCCAAAGGCCATGTTCAATACGCTGCTCATCTGTACAGGTTTGTACGTAGTGCTGGTGCTGGTACTAACGGGCATGACTAACTTCTCAAAGTTAAATGTAGCGGATCCTTTGGCTTTTGTATTCAAAGATCAAAATTCTGCCATATCCAATATTATTGCAGGTGTAATTTCGGTAAGCGCCATTATTGTTATCGCATCTGTATTGCTGGTATACCAATTAGGACAGCCAAGAATATGGATGAGCATGAGCAGAGATGGATTATTGCCGAAAGTATTTTCACGTATTCATCCTAAATATAAAACACCTTCTTTTTCTACTATTGTTACAGGTTTTGTGGTAGCAGTACCTGCTTTATTTTTAAACCTGGATGTAGTGATCGCATTGACCAGTATCGGAACCTTGTTTGCATTTGTATTGGTTTGCGGTGGTGTGTTGGTATTGCAAAATCAAAAAGATAAACCGGAAAGTAAGTTTAAAGTACCATACATAAATGGGAAGTACATTGTGCCTATATTTTTATTTGCAATTTTTGCATGGGTTTATATAAAAGTACCGGGGTATTATAGTAGTTTATTAACTAAGGAAGGAGTGCCAATGATAATATTTTTTATTGTTGCAATTATTGTAAGCATTTATACGTTTATCAAAAACTTTTCTCTTATACCCGTACTTGGTTTGCTAAGTTGCTTTTACTTAATGTCTCAGGAAAGTCACACTAATTGGTGGCGTTTTGTGATCTGGCTGGCGATAGGTTTAATAATTTATTTTAGTTATGGGATAAGAAAAAGTAAATTAGCCGCTAAATAA
- a CDS encoding class I SAM-dependent methyltransferase encodes MSTKDGKALVFEESYNERLFAKKGLTSKIHYKRFFWLKEKINKYAAGADAVVELGCYDGKVLEFLPHTPATYYGYDANWENALSIAESKWKGKGNYHFLFCDEPSKFNVEGNLFDISICMETLEHVPGMEEAYIEKLAAATKQYSFITVPNEKGIILVVKHLAKKILGKPISDHYTFKEFVNAFLGRLDKIERSKIASHKGFDYEVLLSQLRKHFTVVEVKGMPFNFLPRGLNFTIGIVLKKK; translated from the coding sequence ATGTCGACAAAAGATGGCAAAGCCTTAGTGTTTGAGGAATCATATAACGAAAGACTATTCGCAAAAAAAGGGCTTACAAGTAAAATACATTATAAACGTTTTTTCTGGTTAAAAGAAAAAATAAATAAGTACGCTGCTGGCGCAGATGCTGTTGTTGAATTAGGCTGCTATGATGGAAAAGTACTAGAATTTTTACCTCATACACCTGCTACTTATTATGGCTATGATGCCAATTGGGAAAATGCTTTATCAATAGCTGAAAGTAAATGGAAGGGTAAGGGAAATTATCATTTCTTATTTTGCGATGAGCCTTCAAAATTTAATGTGGAAGGAAATTTATTTGACATCTCTATTTGCATGGAAACATTGGAACATGTGCCGGGCATGGAAGAGGCTTATATTGAAAAGTTAGCCGCTGCAACAAAACAATATTCTTTTATAACAGTTCCTAATGAAAAAGGAATTATCCTGGTTGTAAAACATCTGGCAAAAAAAATATTAGGCAAGCCTATATCTGATCATTATACGTTTAAAGAATTTGTAAACGCATTTTTAGGACGCCTGGATAAAATAGAAAGAAGTAAAATAGCTTCTCATAAAGGGTTTGATTATGAAGTGCTGCTTTCACAATTAAGAAAACATTTTACGGTGGTTGAAGTAAAAGGTATGCCGTTTAATTTCTTGCCCAGGGGATTGAATTTTACAATAGGCATTGTACTAAAAAAGAAGTGA
- a CDS encoding RagB/SusD family nutrient uptake outer membrane protein, producing the protein MKYLFYLSAAIIILTSCTKILDKTPLNTINDEVVWNDTTLINAFLAEQYALSSVFVNGCSEYIQSGTTSSPIRGSIAWNPSHIDYLYNSEQGAGFTIVNDLSDESKPVWNICGIADKVKANGITPEGGVLEWWDNGYYIIRNLNQFIQRVPASPMEAAIAKTRIAEARFLRAFQYFEMVKRYGGVPLIIAVQNLTDPTDLLYPKRNTEQEVYDFIISELETIKNDLPVTNYSRASKTAALALESRAALYAGSIAKYGTIQLDGLIGISSTAANRYFEIAYATADSIIQSHTNSLYNANSNKAMNFRELFLVKHNPEMIFVKEHNFTSALSGGGAAWSYDFVQRPKPHAWDLGMAEGAYLEMAEAFQLINGSPGKLDRNAIQQGLWAMDDLWKDKDPRFFATLYTQGTLWQGGKIDFHKGLLTPTNTLFENKADAYNGVAAWGNQNISGDFGTGFGVLKYLDESNAIGTTWSNSGSDYIIFRYAEVLLNFAEAAMELGKSSDALDAINQVRNRAGITPLTAVTMNNVRQERRVELAFEGHRYWDVRRWRIAEEVLSGSNSGLRYILDYATGKYQIRVLTDIDGTNNKPNFTSAEYYFPITLKRIAANPNLLENIGY; encoded by the coding sequence ATGAAATATCTATTTTATTTATCAGCAGCAATTATCATATTAACAAGTTGTACGAAAATTTTAGACAAAACGCCGCTTAATACCATTAATGATGAGGTAGTTTGGAACGATACTACTTTAATAAATGCTTTTTTAGCTGAGCAGTATGCACTTTCTTCGGTTTTTGTAAATGGATGTTCCGAATACATTCAAAGCGGCACCACAAGCTCTCCTATAAGAGGCAGCATAGCATGGAATCCCTCCCATATAGATTATTTATACAATTCCGAACAAGGTGCAGGGTTTACCATAGTAAATGACCTGTCGGACGAAAGCAAACCTGTATGGAATATATGCGGCATAGCGGATAAAGTTAAAGCGAATGGAATTACACCTGAAGGCGGCGTATTGGAATGGTGGGATAATGGATATTACATTATTCGGAATCTCAATCAATTTATTCAGCGTGTACCCGCCAGCCCAATGGAGGCTGCAATAGCCAAAACACGTATTGCAGAAGCTAGGTTTTTAAGAGCTTTTCAATACTTTGAAATGGTGAAACGATATGGAGGTGTACCACTTATTATTGCTGTACAAAACTTAACCGACCCGACTGATTTACTTTATCCAAAACGAAATACAGAGCAGGAAGTTTATGATTTTATCATTAGTGAATTAGAAACAATAAAAAACGATCTGCCCGTAACAAATTACAGTCGTGCTTCTAAAACAGCAGCCTTGGCGTTGGAATCAAGAGCTGCATTGTATGCCGGCTCTATTGCAAAATATGGAACGATACAATTAGATGGATTGATTGGCATTTCTTCAACTGCAGCAAACCGTTATTTTGAAATAGCATATGCAACAGCGGATTCTATCATTCAATCACACACCAACAGTTTATACAATGCCAATTCAAACAAAGCGATGAATTTTAGAGAACTTTTTTTAGTGAAGCACAACCCGGAAATGATCTTTGTAAAAGAACATAATTTCACCAGTGCATTAAGTGGCGGCGGCGCTGCCTGGAGTTACGATTTTGTTCAACGCCCTAAACCTCATGCATGGGATCTGGGTATGGCTGAAGGTGCTTATCTGGAAATGGCTGAAGCATTTCAATTAATAAATGGCAGCCCAGGAAAATTAGACAGGAATGCCATCCAGCAAGGCCTATGGGCAATGGATGATTTATGGAAAGATAAAGATCCTCGCTTTTTTGCAACACTGTATACACAGGGAACTTTATGGCAGGGCGGTAAAATTGATTTTCATAAAGGTTTGCTAACACCAACGAATACACTATTTGAAAACAAAGCAGACGCATACAATGGAGTTGCTGCCTGGGGAAATCAAAATATCAGCGGCGATTTTGGAACAGGCTTTGGCGTATTAAAATACCTGGACGAGAGCAATGCTATTGGAACTACGTGGTCCAATTCCGGCAGCGATTATATTATTTTTCGATATGCTGAGGTATTGTTGAATTTTGCTGAGGCTGCGATGGAATTAGGAAAAAGCAGTGATGCATTGGATGCGATCAACCAGGTACGCAACAGAGCCGGCATTACTCCTCTTACTGCAGTTACAATGAATAATGTACGGCAGGAAAGAAGAGTGGAATTAGCTTTTGAAGGACATCGCTATTGGGATGTAAGAAGATGGCGAATTGCAGAAGAGGTATTATCCGGATCGAATTCAGGCTTACGCTATATTTTGGATTACGCCACAGGAAAATACCAAATCAGGGTATTAACGGATATTGATGGAACGAACAATAAGCCCAACTTTACCTCAGCAGAATACTATTTTCCTATAACACTTAAACGTATTGCGGCAAATCCAAACCTTTTAGAGAATATTGGTTATTGA
- a CDS encoding SusC/RagA family TonB-linked outer membrane protein, with amino-acid sequence MKFILTSFFCIPLFFLLLLSSNSYAQQISIFNISGKVIDEQSGKALGDVTIQVSGKNKTTVTDSNGLFSITAVNKEYTLIFSHISYQTKKILLKKKAFLTIVMAKKNTVLNDIVVLGYSTQLKNLVTGSTVTLKNKDITRAPIASTVNTLQGITPGLTSIQTSGMPGSDKASINIRGFGDPLIIVDGVQMSFNNIDVNQIESISILKDASASIYGARGGNGIIVVTTKRGQNQKPVIALNSSVTLQGVTKILKPPSSGELATMRLEQYLQSGQSGSAPFTQADIDKYFSGNDPAYPNTDWYNSLFRNDAPQTNNAISINGGNDRTKFFGLLAYTDQKTMIKTNGGQYQRYNAQSNVDTKIADNLLFSLDFAAIFEDSYFPVRGLQNGGSFWNDYYLTQPWYPVSLPDASKISYGGITTGSLAAVSNTSIAGYNKSENQFLKGAVTLNYAIKPIKGLKAKAMINYNSYTVYTKRFNKPYVFYTYNPNSKVYTQTGSFSQSSVAEGYYKNADITQQYSFTYERTFKDHYLNILALIESIDIDSTNFQASRINLLTPLIDQLFVGSANGQNTYGSANENGRFSYVGRINYRYKNKYLLEVIFRADASAKFSSQNRWGYFPGATAGWILSKERFMNTISWIDNLKLRFSYGRSGNDNVGNFQYLSNYVPGGNIVLNGASLSGIYLTNLANPLLTWEEIEIYNAGIDLELHDRIVYGSIDIFKRNRHGIPATRVISFPSTFGATLPQENLNSLTDRGFELLIGASKTYKDISFDISANISWSRAKWTQYDEPLYTDANEKNVYQKTGQWTDKVMGYVSDGLFTSKEQINTLPYKYYGLSSNTQLNPGDIIYKDLNGDAILNWKDQREIGQGVMPHWMYGIITKINYKQLDIYCLWQGAWGYSTLINLTQFPNEKEYELRWNQTTNNANALIPRLGGAATNDYISDYNYKNTSYIRLKTISIGYQLPEKLLQKIKMQAARLYVAGINLLTFSTLDKYGVDPEIQSGSISVYPQQRTISVGLNLSF; translated from the coding sequence ATGAAATTTATACTTACATCATTTTTTTGTATCCCGCTATTTTTTTTATTGTTATTATCTTCTAATAGCTACGCTCAGCAAATTTCTATTTTCAATATTTCAGGAAAAGTAATAGATGAACAAAGTGGAAAGGCACTTGGCGATGTAACCATTCAGGTGAGCGGAAAAAACAAAACAACCGTTACTGATAGTAACGGACTATTTTCCATTACTGCTGTTAATAAAGAGTATACATTGATATTCTCGCATATATCCTATCAGACAAAAAAGATACTACTAAAGAAAAAAGCTTTTTTAACTATTGTCATGGCAAAAAAAAACACTGTATTAAATGATATAGTGGTACTTGGTTATAGTACGCAATTAAAAAACTTAGTAACCGGCTCAACAGTTACTTTAAAGAATAAGGATATAACAAGGGCGCCCATAGCAAGCACAGTCAATACTTTGCAAGGTATTACTCCTGGACTTACAAGCATACAAACAAGTGGCATGCCCGGCTCAGACAAAGCATCCATAAACATAAGAGGCTTTGGAGACCCTCTTATAATAGTAGATGGCGTACAAATGTCGTTTAACAATATTGATGTTAACCAAATTGAATCCATCAGCATTTTAAAAGATGCTTCAGCTTCCATATATGGCGCCAGAGGTGGCAATGGAATTATTGTAGTTACAACCAAACGTGGACAAAATCAAAAGCCTGTTATCGCTTTAAACTCTTCAGTTACACTACAAGGCGTTACCAAAATTTTAAAGCCTCCGAGTTCGGGCGAGTTAGCTACGATGCGACTGGAACAGTATTTACAAAGCGGGCAATCTGGCAGCGCCCCTTTTACGCAAGCAGACATTGATAAATATTTTTCGGGTAACGATCCCGCCTACCCCAACACAGATTGGTACAATAGCCTTTTCAGAAACGATGCGCCTCAAACCAATAATGCTATTTCAATTAATGGCGGCAATGATAGAACAAAGTTTTTTGGGTTATTAGCTTATACGGATCAAAAAACAATGATCAAAACCAATGGCGGACAATACCAGCGTTACAATGCACAATCAAATGTTGATACAAAGATTGCGGATAACCTTTTGTTTTCTTTAGACTTTGCTGCCATTTTTGAAGACAGCTATTTTCCTGTTAGAGGATTGCAGAATGGCGGTTCATTCTGGAATGATTATTATTTAACTCAGCCGTGGTATCCTGTTTCACTTCCGGACGCATCTAAAATTTCTTATGGAGGTATCACTACCGGAAGCTTAGCGGCTGTAAGTAATACAAGTATTGCCGGTTATAATAAATCCGAAAATCAATTTTTGAAAGGAGCTGTCACATTGAATTACGCCATCAAACCTATTAAGGGACTTAAGGCAAAAGCAATGATCAATTATAACAGTTATACCGTTTATACAAAACGATTTAATAAACCGTATGTTTTCTATACTTATAATCCAAACTCTAAAGTTTATACGCAAACAGGTAGCTTTAGTCAAAGCAGTGTGGCGGAAGGGTATTATAAAAATGCTGACATTACCCAACAATACTCTTTTACCTATGAAAGAACATTTAAAGATCATTACTTAAACATCCTGGCGTTAATTGAAAGTATAGACATTGATAGTACTAATTTTCAAGCTTCACGTATTAACCTGCTTACTCCCTTAATAGACCAGTTATTTGTTGGAAGCGCTAACGGACAAAATACTTATGGCTCTGCAAATGAAAATGGGCGCTTTAGTTATGTAGGAAGAATTAATTATAGATACAAGAATAAATATTTATTAGAGGTTATCTTTAGAGCAGATGCTTCTGCCAAGTTTTCTTCACAAAACAGGTGGGGTTATTTCCCCGGTGCAACTGCCGGCTGGATACTTTCCAAGGAAAGATTCATGAACACCATTTCATGGATCGACAATTTAAAGCTACGTTTTAGCTATGGCAGATCGGGCAATGACAATGTAGGCAATTTCCAATACCTTTCTAACTATGTTCCCGGAGGAAATATAGTTTTGAATGGAGCTTCCTTATCGGGCATCTACCTTACGAACCTGGCAAATCCTTTATTAACCTGGGAAGAGATAGAAATATATAATGCAGGTATTGATCTTGAATTGCATGATCGTATTGTGTATGGTTCTATAGATATTTTTAAACGTAACCGGCATGGCATTCCTGCAACAAGAGTCATTTCTTTTCCATCTACATTTGGAGCCACACTTCCCCAGGAAAATTTAAACAGCTTAACCGACAGAGGCTTTGAATTGCTTATAGGCGCATCCAAAACATATAAAGATATCAGCTTTGATATTTCAGCAAATATCTCGTGGAGCCGTGCAAAATGGACACAGTACGATGAACCTCTTTATACAGATGCCAATGAAAAAAATGTGTATCAAAAAACAGGGCAATGGACAGATAAAGTTATGGGCTATGTATCGGATGGGTTATTTACAAGTAAAGAACAAATAAATACTCTCCCTTATAAATATTATGGATTAAGCAGTAATACTCAATTGAATCCCGGTGATATTATTTATAAAGATCTAAATGGTGATGCAATATTGAATTGGAAAGATCAGCGTGAGATCGGCCAAGGAGTTATGCCGCATTGGATGTACGGTATTATTACAAAGATCAATTATAAGCAACTGGATATTTATTGTTTGTGGCAGGGCGCATGGGGATATTCAACATTGATCAATCTCACTCAATTTCCGAATGAAAAAGAATATGAGCTAAGATGGAATCAAACAACCAATAATGCCAATGCGCTTATACCTCGTTTAGGCGGCGCAGCAACAAATGACTATATATCGGATTATAATTATAAAAACACCTCATACATCCGTTTAAAAACAATCTCCATCGGGTATCAGTTACCTGAAAAGTTACTGCAGAAAATAAAGATGCAAGCGGCAAGATTATATGTTGCAGGAATAAATCTTTTAACCTTTAGCACGCTGGATAAATATGGAGTTGATCCAGAGATCCAATCAGGTAGTATTTCTGTATATCCCCAGCAACGTACAATAAGTGTGGGACTGAATTTATCATTTTAA
- a CDS encoding response regulator transcription factor: MRRVAIVDDERIYLDTIDWVLKDLNNVEIVGQFQSAEELIEQFPKLSADVVIMDLGLPGISGVQAIAKLKYQSPKTQFLVLSNCTDDDVLFDALKAGADGYLLKSDSHENLKKALYNIFDGGSPVSPEIARKLFSYFNKSDGAAKFKALSEKQYQVLRLLADGLLYKEIAAKLDITIDTVKKHARNIYEKLHVRTRSEAITLYLKSA; the protein is encoded by the coding sequence ATGAGACGCGTTGCTATAGTAGATGATGAACGTATTTATTTAGATACGATTGATTGGGTTTTAAAAGATTTGAATAATGTTGAAATAGTCGGGCAATTTCAATCCGCTGAAGAATTGATTGAACAATTTCCAAAATTGTCGGCTGATGTAGTTATCATGGATTTGGGCTTGCCGGGAATAAGCGGCGTACAGGCAATTGCAAAGCTAAAATATCAAAGCCCTAAAACTCAATTTTTAGTTTTATCTAATTGTACCGATGATGATGTTTTATTTGATGCCTTAAAGGCCGGAGCCGATGGATACCTTCTTAAAAGTGACAGCCACGAGAACTTAAAAAAAGCTTTATATAATATTTTCGATGGAGGATCTCCCGTATCGCCTGAAATTGCCCGAAAGCTTTTTTCCTACTTTAATAAAAGTGATGGGGCAGCTAAATTTAAAGCACTATCCGAAAAACAATATCAGGTATTGCGGCTTTTGGCAGATGGACTTTTATATAAAGAAATAGCAGCAAAGCTTGATATAACAATAGATACTGTAAAAAAGCATGCCCGGAATATCTATGAAAAGCTTCACGTAAGAACCCGCAGCGAAGCGATCACTCTATATTTAAAAAGCGCTTAG